Below is a genomic region from Pseudomonas svalbardensis.
CTGGAAGCGAAATCCGACCGGATTCAAACCGTCCTCGGCTATGCGCGAGAACACCTCACCGAGACGTTGTCGGTGGAGCAACTGGCAGACGTCGCGCGCCTCAGCCCTCGGCAATTCAGCCGGGCTTTCCGGGCGGAAACCGGTCAATCACCGGCCAAAGCCATCGAGAACCTGCGCCTGGAAACGGCGCGGCAGATGCTGGAACGCGGGCGCCTGACCCTCGATCAGATCGCCGAAGAGTCCGGCTTCAGCGACTGCCGCCGCATGCGCGAAGCCTTCCTTCGGGCGTTCGGGCAGCCGCCGCAGGTGATTCGGCGTAATGCCAGGGCCGGGTTGAACGCGTGAGGGGCGCCGGGCCTCTAAACTGAAAAAAACAGACGAGGTGCTTATGAAAATCTCGACCAAACTGGCGTTTTTCGCCGTTGTTTCCACCCTCGCCTACCTTGCGCTCGCGGTGTGGGGGCTTGGCGGATTCTCGGCGTTTTTCTCTCATGGACCGTTGGTGGTCATTGTGTTGGCCGCTTTGGTGATGGCCATCGCGTCCTTGTTCACTGAGGTCAACCTGAGTTCCGGTGAACGTGAAGACCGGGCCAATCGTTGGGTATTGCCGGCGTTCGGGGTGATCGGTTTATTGAGCGGGTACCTGCCGGCCTACACCGACCGGATCGATTTCTGGACCTTTGGTGGCGAAGGTGTGCGCTGGCTCGGGGCATTACTGTTCATCATCGGCGGCACGCTGAGGTTGTGGCCGGTGTTTGTGCTGGGCAAGCGTTTCAGTGGACTGGTGGCGATTCAGCTGTCTATCAATATGCCTTCAAAATAAAGATCATCAAGACAGTTACTCCCACATTAGATTGCATGCAGGCGGATTTTGTCGTCTTGATCCACATGGGCGACGACCGACTCATAGCTGGCGAGCGTGGCGTGCGGAGTCTGGAGCGGATGGTCGTGGGTTGCGGTCACCACGATCAGGCCAGCGCCCGCCGCCTCGGCGGCGAGAATGCCCACGGTGGCGTCTTCGAAAATCAGGCAATCGGCCGGTTCAACGCCCAAGCGCTTGGCCGCCAGTCGATAACCCGCGGGATCAGGCTTTCCGACACTGACGTCTTCGGCAGTGACCATCACCAAAGGCTGCGGGATACCCGCCGCGGCCATCCGCCGCAGCGCCAATGCCTTCGGCGCCGAGGTGACGATCGCCCACTGGTTGGCGGGCAGCGACTTCAGGAAATTCGCCGCGCCAGGCACCTCGATAATCCCCTCGACATCCTCGATTTCCGCCTCGGTGATGAACGCCGCTTCAGCCTCGGCATCCACGCCGGGCAACGCCAGACGATTGATGGTGTCGATGGCGCGAACGCCATGGATGGTGGGTAGGAAGGAGTCGACATCGACGCCGTGGCGCAAGGCCCAGGCCGCCCAGATCCGCTCGGCAGCGGCGATGGAATTTAGGACGGTGCCATCCATATCGAACAGAAAAGCGCAGTACGGGGTATTGAAGACAGATTCTTGAACAGACAAGGGGGAGCTTCCTCTCGCAAGTGCCAGGCGGGTTCGCCGAGCAATGTAGCATTTGCGAGGGAGCTGCCGAAGGCGGCCCGTGCCTTCGGAAACGCCTGCAGAGGATTTCGTTGCTAAGCGGGACGCAGTGCCTCAACGGGCGGGGTGCCGTCGCATGTCGCACCAAGTGTGCCGATTCTTGAAATGTAGGCCTGCCACAACGCGCATCGTGACAGGTTGTAGTGGTCTGATGTGCCGCAGGTTTTACAGGGTACGTTTTGACTTCAAGGCACCTTCCACACAGTCCAGCAACTGCCCAAGCGCCCACGGTTTCTTGATGAACGACACCGAATGCCTGACCCCGGCGCTTTCCGGCGTTTCGAAACCGGACATGATCATGATCGGCTTGTCCGGCCAACGGTCGCCAAACAGATTGGCCAGGTCCGCGCCATTGAGTTTGCCCGGCATGGTGATGTCCGTCAGCAATAGACGGACGCCTTCGGAGTGTTGTTCCAGATACTTCAACGCGGCATCCGCGCTGGCCTGCGGTTCAACCACAAAGCCTTCGTCCTGAAGAATTTCGCAGAGAAACTCCAGAATCAACGGGTCGTCCTCAACCACAAGAATCAACCCACCAGGAAGGTTATTGCCCGCCGTCGATACTGGACTCATGACCGTGACACTCCCTGATTGCCTAAATGATTTCGCGGGCTTAAATCCGCTACCTATCAGGTATGAGCAGCGGACTTCGCGGAAATTCATTTTGATGTAATCGGGCAATGAATCAGGCGCCATACAGCGCTGTATGGGCGCCTGCAAACCAGGGTCTGGCCTCGAAGGAGGGTGTTGGGATCAGTACGACGGAGCGTCTTTTTTCATGGCGTCCTTGGACATCGCGTCCTTCTTCATTCCGTCCTTGGACAGGGTGTCTTTCTTCATCGCGTCCTTGCTCATGGAATCCTTGGTCATGGCGTCCTTTTTCATCGTGTCTTTGTGCATGGCGTCTTTAGACATTGAATCCTTGCTCATGCTGTCGTTGCTCATGCTGTTATTGGTTGTAGCATCGGCGGCAAACACGCTGGCGGTGCCAAACGCCAGGCACATGGACAGTACGGTGGTCGCTAACTTTTTCATGATGAAACTCCTTGAAGCACAGGTTGCGAATGAGCGCAGCGGGTGCCGCGCAGTGAAGTGGCCAGGCGCCATCAGCTACCACCGAACCAGTTGTAGCCCTGGTCTTCCCAGTAGCCCCCCGGATAGGTGTTAGTGACGAACATCGCCTGAATATGTTTGGGATTCTTGTAGCCCAGCTTGGTGGGCATGCGCAGCTTCATCGGGAAGCCGTATTCGCGAGGCAGCACCGCGCCGTCATAGGTCAGCGTCAACAAGGTTTGCGAATGCAGTGCGGTGGCCATGTCGATGCTGGTGTAGTAGTCGTCCGCGCATTTGAAGCCGACATACTTGGCATCCGTGTCGGCACCGACCCGCTTCAGGAAGTCGCTGAACCGTACGCCGCCCCAGCGCCCGATCGCGCTCCAGCCTTCGACGCAGATGTGTCGGGTAATCTGTTCGGTCTGCGCCATGGCTCGCAGCTCTTCGAGCCGCCAGCTGCGCTTGTCCGCGACCATGCCGGTCACTTCCAGTCGATAACTCGCCTCCTCCACCGTCGGCGCCTCGTCGATGCCGTAGAAGGCATTGAACGGAAACGGCCGGGTGATCATTGACTCGGGATAGGTCGGCGCCAGGGTATTGGGGTTGAACAACCAGCCCTGCACCCGATCGTTGAACCGGGACATGGAGGACAACGCGGTTTCGACGCTCTCGTTGTCGGTGAGGTTGCAGCCGGACAACATGGCCACGCCGCCAAGGGTCAGGCCGCGCATCAGGAACGAGCGTCGTGAGCGGTCCTCGATCTGCGGTGCAATGATTTTCCTGGCATCCGTCAGGATGGACGACTCGTCCAGCCCTGAGCCTTCGATGCGCTTTTTCATACGGGCTCCTTGCGACCGACAATCATCGCCCACAACGTTTTTGGAACCAGCGCGACCATCACCAGATGAACCGCTACAAAGGCCACCAACAGCGCCATCGCGATGAAATGCACGTGCCGTGCGCCTTCGTAACCGCCCAGCAGTTCACGCAACAGCGGAAACTGGACGGACTGCCACAACACCAGTCCGGAAATCACCAGCAGCGTGATGTCGACCATCACGAACAGGTACGCCACCCGTTGCACCTGGTTGTAATGACTCAGATCGGCATGCCCCAATCGCCCTCGCAACCCCGCCCACAGGTCATGCAGGACACCTTTAGGCGAAACCGGGAAAAAGCGCCGTGTCAGACGACCACTGACGAGGTTGATGATCAGGTAGACAAGACCGTTGACGGCCAGAAGCCACATCGCCGCGAAATGCAATTGCAACGCCCCGCCGAGCCAGCCACCCAAGGTGATCGTTTTGGGAAAACTGAAGTCGTACAGCGGGGAAGCGTTATAGATTCGCCAACCGCTGGTGACCATGACCAGCACCGCCAGGGCGTTCAGCCAATGGGTCAGCCGTAGCCAGCGGGGATGTGTGCTGACCGTGGGTGAAGCAGGTAACTGCGACATGATGGGCTCCCGGCGGTTGATCGTTGGTGCCGATTATGTGAGCCGATAGATCGCCAAATCCTCACGTAAAGTTAAATTAAACGTGATAACTCCCCCCCAATAACCGGTGGTCCGCCCTTGGCTCAATTGTGGTTAAAATGCCGCCCCAACAAATTGCTGGCCCTGCCCGATGAACGCTGACGCTCTATCCACCCTCCACGCCCATTTAATGACGGCCCTGGCAGCGGCCCCCGCCGAAACCCGCCGGCTGTTCCACGGCCGTGGCCGGCGCTGGCCGGGGCTGGAGCAATTGACCGTCGACTGGTTGCAAGGCGTGGTGCTGGTGTCGCTGTTCAAGGAACCCGAAGCGTCGCAGCTGGAAGCGTTGAAACAGAAGCTGATGGACGTCACGCAATCGCCTGCGTGGACGCAATCCGGCGCGCACACGCTGTTGCTGCAACATCGCTACCTGCTGCAAAGCACGACCGAGTGGCTGTTGGGGGACGCAATCGACGAGATGACGATCACCGAGGGTGGTCTGCGTTACCGGGTGGACCTGGGCCGCAAACAGAACACTGGCCTGTTCCTCGACATGCGTTACGGCCGCGACTGGGTGCGGGCCAATGCCCAGGGCAAGCGCGTGCTGAACCTGTTCGCCTACACCTGCGGATTCTCGGTAGCGGCCATCGAAGGAGGTGCCACGCACGTGGTCAATCTGGACATGTCCAGCCCGGCCCTGAGCCGTGGTCGCGACAATCACCGGCTCAACGGCCACGACCTGAGCAAGGTGACGTTCCTCGGTCATGACCTGTTCAAGTCCTGGGGCAAGGTGATCGGCAAGGGCCCTTACGACCTGGTGATCATCGACCCGCCGTCCTTTCAGAAAGGCAGCTTTCTGCTGACCAAGGACTACCAGCGCGTGCTGCGCCGGCTGCCGGAATTGCTCGGCCCCCAGGGCACGGTTCTGGCGTGCATGAACGATCCGGCGTTCGGTGCGGACTTCCTCATCGACGGCGTCACCCGCGAAGCCCCGAGCCTGCGGTTCGAGCAACGGTTGGACAATCCGCCGGAGTTTGCGGACGCCGATGTTGAATGCGGGTTGAAGGCGCTGGTGTTCAGGCTGGAGGATTGAGCACCAACGCAAACAACTCACCATGCCCATTCACATTGAGCTTGTGATAGAGATTGCGCCGGTGCACCTTCACCGTCTCCGGGGAAATGCCCATCTGCTGGGCGATGGCCTTGCTTGAGAAGCCCTGAAGAATCAGGCGCGCCGTTTCGATTTCCCGCACTGACAGACGCGCGTCGAAACGATCCAGCAGGGTCGCCAGATCCCCGGCCACCACCTCGGTTGCCGGTCCTTCCGGTGGCATCAATTGCAGGTGACGGCGCATCGCCGCCAGCACCCAATCGCGCACGCAGAGCAGACGGCCCTGTTCCTCAAGCGTGAATCGCGTCGAGCGTCCCAACGACAAACCGAGCACGGCGCCATCGATGTTGACCATGAATTGCAACTCGTCACCGCCCACCACGCTGCGGAAGTAGCTCAGGTAATACTCGCTCTGCTGGAACTGGTCGGGGGCCACCGATTCGAGGCTGTGCAAGCCGTCGGTAATGCCGGCACAGGCGGCCTGATAAAACGGATCGAGCAGGTACATGCCGGCGCTGTAATCCGCCAGTTCTTCTTGCTCGGCAGCACTGCCCTTTGAGTCGAAGTCGATCAGCAGGCGCGGCACCCGCCCGGCCCGCATCACCGCGACCAATGCGTTGTCCAGCGGCACCAGCAACCGCAGGGTGTCGACCAGCGCACGCCAGAAGCTGTCCTGCCCCAAGGCACCAAATACCCGCGCCAGCCCTTGGTGCACCGGTAACTCTTTCAACAACGCGTCCACGCCCTACCCCTTTCGAGTAACCCATGATGGGAATGGGTGAGTCCACTCCCTGCCGATACGCTGCAAGCACCTGATCATCACCGGCCTGCAGCAGGCCAGGAGTGCCGCATCATGAGTCGTCACCGCTCGTATATCAATCTTGGACTGGGCGCCTGTTTGTCGGTCTCTTTATCGGCGATTGCCACCGAGGGCCCGACGGTTCACGTCTACAACTGGTATGACTACATTGGCCCTACGACCCTGCAGGATTTCAAGCGTGACACCGGGATCGCGCCGGTCTACGACACCTTCGACAGCGCCGAAGTGCTGGAAGGCAAATTGCTCACCAGCCGCAGCGGATACGACGTGGTGGTGGCCAGCAACTTCAGCTTGCCGACCCTGATCAAGGCGGGCGCCCTTGCGCCTCTGCCCCACGCTCAGATGCCTGACTTCAAAAACATGGACGCTGATCTGTTGGCGAAACTGGCCAACAACGACCCGGGCAACCAGTACGCCGTGCCCTATCTGTGGGGCACCAACGGCATCGGCTACAACATCGACAAAGTCCGCGCGGCGCTGGGCGACAAGGCGCCGGTGGATTCCTGGGACTTGGTGTTCAACGAAGAAAACCTGGCCAAACTCGGCCAGTGCGGCGTAGCCATGCTCGACTCACCGGCCGAAATGCTGCCAGTCGCCCTGCACTACCTCGGCCTGCCACCCAACAGCACCAACCCCGAGGACTACAAGAAGGCCGAAGCACTGCTGCTCAAGCTGCGTCCGCAC
It encodes:
- a CDS encoding pentapeptide MXKDX repeat protein; translation: MKKLATTVLSMCLAFGTASVFAADATTNNSMSNDSMSKDSMSKDAMHKDTMKKDAMTKDSMSKDAMKKDTLSKDGMKKDAMSKDAMKKDAPSY
- a CDS encoding response regulator, whose protein sequence is MSPVSTAGNNLPGGLILVVEDDPLILEFLCEILQDEGFVVEPQASADAALKYLEQHSEGVRLLLTDITMPGKLNGADLANLFGDRWPDKPIMIMSGFETPESAGVRHSVSFIKKPWALGQLLDCVEGALKSKRTL
- a CDS encoding molybdopterin-dependent oxidoreductase produces the protein MKKRIEGSGLDESSILTDARKIIAPQIEDRSRRSFLMRGLTLGGVAMLSGCNLTDNESVETALSSMSRFNDRVQGWLFNPNTLAPTYPESMITRPFPFNAFYGIDEAPTVEEASYRLEVTGMVADKRSWRLEELRAMAQTEQITRHICVEGWSAIGRWGGVRFSDFLKRVGADTDAKYVGFKCADDYYTSIDMATALHSQTLLTLTYDGAVLPREYGFPMKLRMPTKLGYKNPKHIQAMFVTNTYPGGYWEDQGYNWFGGS
- a CDS encoding polyamine ABC transporter substrate-binding protein; this encodes MSRHRSYINLGLGACLSVSLSAIATEGPTVHVYNWYDYIGPTTLQDFKRDTGIAPVYDTFDSAEVLEGKLLTSRSGYDVVVASNFSLPTLIKAGALAPLPHAQMPDFKNMDADLLAKLANNDPGNQYAVPYLWGTNGIGYNIDKVRAALGDKAPVDSWDLVFNEENLAKLGQCGVAMLDSPAEMLPVALHYLGLPPNSTNPEDYKKAEALLLKLRPHIAYFNSSKFISDLANGNICVAVGWSGAMLEAKTNAEQANNGVKIAYSLPKEGAPVWFDTLVLLKDAPHPEQGLAFIDYLMRPEVIAPVSDHLSYPNGNRSATPLVAEATRNNPAVYPSAEAMATLFTLQPLPPATERVRTRIWSKVKNGQ
- a CDS encoding cytochrome b/b6 domain-containing protein, which produces MSQLPASPTVSTHPRWLRLTHWLNALAVLVMVTSGWRIYNASPLYDFSFPKTITLGGWLGGALQLHFAAMWLLAVNGLVYLIINLVSGRLTRRFFPVSPKGVLHDLWAGLRGRLGHADLSHYNQVQRVAYLFVMVDITLLVISGLVLWQSVQFPLLRELLGGYEGARHVHFIAMALLVAFVAVHLVMVALVPKTLWAMIVGRKEPV
- a CDS encoding HAD-IA family hydrolase — encoded protein: MSVQESVFNTPYCAFLFDMDGTVLNSIAAAERIWAAWALRHGVDVDSFLPTIHGVRAIDTINRLALPGVDAEAEAAFITEAEIEDVEGIIEVPGAANFLKSLPANQWAIVTSAPKALALRRMAAAGIPQPLVMVTAEDVSVGKPDPAGYRLAAKRLGVEPADCLIFEDATVGILAAEAAGAGLIVVTATHDHPLQTPHATLASYESVVAHVDQDDKIRLHAI
- a CDS encoding class I SAM-dependent methyltransferase; the protein is MNADALSTLHAHLMTALAAAPAETRRLFHGRGRRWPGLEQLTVDWLQGVVLVSLFKEPEASQLEALKQKLMDVTQSPAWTQSGAHTLLLQHRYLLQSTTEWLLGDAIDEMTITEGGLRYRVDLGRKQNTGLFLDMRYGRDWVRANAQGKRVLNLFAYTCGFSVAAIEGGATHVVNLDMSSPALSRGRDNHRLNGHDLSKVTFLGHDLFKSWGKVIGKGPYDLVIIDPPSFQKGSFLLTKDYQRVLRRLPELLGPQGTVLACMNDPAFGADFLIDGVTREAPSLRFEQRLDNPPEFADADVECGLKALVFRLED
- a CDS encoding helix-turn-helix transcriptional regulator; the encoded protein is MDALLKELPVHQGLARVFGALGQDSFWRALVDTLRLLVPLDNALVAVMRAGRVPRLLIDFDSKGSAAEQEELADYSAGMYLLDPFYQAACAGITDGLHSLESVAPDQFQQSEYYLSYFRSVVGGDELQFMVNIDGAVLGLSLGRSTRFTLEEQGRLLCVRDWVLAAMRRHLQLMPPEGPATEVVAGDLATLLDRFDARLSVREIETARLILQGFSSKAIAQQMGISPETVKVHRRNLYHKLNVNGHGELFALVLNPPA